A genomic window from Bicyclus anynana chromosome 11, ilBicAnyn1.1, whole genome shotgun sequence includes:
- the LOC128198536 gene encoding uncharacterized protein LOC128198536, with translation MFPHSKTMNSGFLNPQAMQPKEETYHRRITNNFEEVKSLTMFQPTPKEAFTWLLDQGLDTENSNPCDGSIVQGFLTQNHDNKLLEPSSYADKGLDIFFRDQAFCIIIYT, from the exons atgtttcctcactccaaaaccatgaactctggtttcctaaaccctcaagctatgcagcCGAAGGAGGAGACTTATCACAg gagaatcactaataattttgaagaagtgaagagcttaacaatgtttcaaccaacacctaaagaagctttcacttggcTGTTAGATCAAGGGCTGGATACAGAAAACAGTAATCCTTGTGATGGCAGTATTGTCCAAGGATTCCTCACTCAAAACCATGATAACAAGTTGCTAgaaccctcaagctatgcagacaaaggactggatatattttttcgtgaccaagccttctgtataattatttatacttaa